The proteins below come from a single Mya arenaria isolate MELC-2E11 chromosome 6, ASM2691426v1 genomic window:
- the LOC128236772 gene encoding uncharacterized protein LOC128236772 — protein sequence MPGYELIKQQNLSMQAIVVTDSLYTFLLFNYDQEQFSIQPDSYTPVAAGYTYPGNFSGKVLANRSNFTNLKKGSNVSPAVKGRWLYNVTYITDDMWDEARCRKFHENQDLKTWTREQLKNSYPCPCYEQDMKEDYTFKQNDSLWTNRDQYTHCYESWFFNPYEIKQRCCYRFGELRKEYPFAIGAEYNNPNNLILEAGFRQCCSAVNRQRYCHLYYDVNPPDDCSSWSPDDEGVVKRAVRKVMEFVGLSKA from the exons AACCTGTCGATGCAGGCAATTGTAGTAACGGACAGCCTGTACACGTTCCTGCTGTTTAACTATGATCAAGAGCAGTTCAGTATCCAACCCGACAGCTATACGCCAGTTGCCGCTGGATATACCTATCCCGGGAACTTTTCCGGCAAAGTTCTTGCCAACAGGAGCAACTTCACGAACCTTAAGAAAGGCTCGAATGTCTCCCCAG CGGTCAAAGGCCGTTGGCTGTACAACGTCACGTACATCACTGACGACATGTGGGACGAGGCGAGATGCCGGAAGTTCCACGAAAACCAAGACTTGAAAACATGGACGCGAGAACAGCTTAAAAACTCATATCCTTGTCCTTGTTACGAACAAGACATGAAAGAG GACTACACCTTCAAACAAAATGACAGTCTTTGGACGAACAGGGACCAGTATACCCACTGTTACGAGTCGTGGTTCTTCAATCCATACGAAATCAAACAGCGCTGCTGCTATCG ATTCGGCGAATTGCGTAAGGAATATCCCTTCGCAATAGGAGCCGAGTACAATAACCCTAATAATTTGATTCTGGAGGCCGGTTTTCGACAGTGCTGCTCAGCGGTAAACAGGCAGCGGTACTGTCACCTATACTATGACGTCAACCCGCCCGACGACTGTTCAAGCTGGTCCCCCGACGACGAAGGCGTTGTAAAACGCGCTGTTCGCAAAGTCATGGAATTTGTTGGACTGTCTAAGGCATAG